ATAAGCAGGGCCATCCTTACAAAGTCTTTACTCGTTTTTCTGCTGCGAGGGAACGGCGGCGGCCACTTCTCGGTTGAATACGTAGGAAAAAGCGCCAGGACGATCGGCAATCGCTGACGCTGGTGTCAGCCAGCGTCAGTTATCCACAGCCTTACTTCAGCGCAGCAAAGGCCCGTTCGGCCGCATCAAGGGTGATCTTCAACTCCGCTTCACCATGGGCGATGGAGGTGAAGCCGGCTTCGAAGGCGCTTGGCGCCAGATAGACGCCGCCGTCGAGCATCAAGTGGAAGAAGCGCTTGAATCGGTCGGCGTCGCTGGCCATCACGTCGTCGAAGGTCACGATGTCATCGGCGCCACTGAAATACAGGCCGAACATGCCGCCGGCCTGGGTGGTGACGAACGGAATCCCTGCCGCATCGGCGCGCACTTGCAAGCCATCGAGCAGGCGAGTGGTGAAGTCGGTCAGCTCGGCGTGGAAGCCCGGGCGGCTGATCAGGCGCAAGGTGGTCAGGCCGGCGGCCATAGCCAGCGGATTGCCCGACAGCGTGCCGGCCTGGTATACCGGCCCCAGCGGGGCGATGCATTCCATGATCGCGCGCTTGCCGCCGAAGCAGCCCACTGGCATGCCGCCGCCGATGATCTTGCCGAAGGTGCTCAAGTCCGGCGTGACGCCGTAATGGGCCTGGGCGCCGCCGAGGGCAACGCGGAAACCGGTCATCACTTCGTCGAAAATCAACACCACGCCGTGCTGGTCGCACAGGCTGCGCAGGCCTTCGAGGAAACCTGGCGCCGGCGGTACGCAGTTCATGTTGCCGGCCACCGGTTCGACGATAATGCAAGCCACTTCCTGGCCAACCTCGCCGAGCATTTTCTCGACTTCTTCCAGGTCGTTGAAAGGCAGCGTCAGCGTGTGCTTGGCGAACGCCGCCGGCACGCCCGCAGAGCTCGGCACGCCTTGGGTCAGCGCGCCGGAACCGGCCTTCACCAGCAAGCTGTCGGAATGGCCGTGGTAGCAGCCTTCGAATTTGATGATGCTGTCGCGGCCGGTGTAGCCGCGCGCCAGGCGGATCGCACTCATGGTCGCCTCGGTGCCGGAGCTGACCATGCGCACCATTTCCATCGACGGCACGATAGAACAGACGAGGTCGGCCATCTCGGTTTCCATCGCGGTCGGGGCGCCGTAGGACAGGCCGTGTTGCAGCTGCTTGCGCACCGCATCGAGGACGTCCGGATGGCTGTGGCCCAGGATCATCGGCCCCCACGAACCTACGTAATCCACGTAGCGCTTGTCGTCTTCGTCGGTGACGTACGCACCTTCGGCGTGCTTGAAGAACAGCGGGGTGCCGCCGACGCTCTTGAATGCACGAACCGGGGAATTCACGCCGCCGGGGATGTGTTTTTGAGCATTGGCAAACAAGGTTTCGGAACGGGACATGGTAGGACTCTCGAAATCGGAATGACTATTTGGTTTGCAGCAAGGCGTTGAAGGCGCGGGCGCGGCGTGTCACTTCAGCAGTGCTGTCGGCGCCGAACAGGCCGTGGACCACCGCGAGCAGATCGACCCCGTGAGCCACCAGCGGGGCGGCATTTTCCAGGGTAATGCCGCCAATGGCGCACAGCGGTATATGCAGTTTGATGCGAGCCTGTTCGAGCAGTTCAAGGTTTGCGGCAGGCGCCCCGGGCTTGGTGTTGGAATTGAAGAAACGCCCGAACGCAACGTAGCTGGCGCCTTCGCGGACGGCCTGTTCAGCCAGCTCCAGGCTGGCGTGACAGGTGGAGCCGACAATCGCCTTGTGCCCGAGCAACGCCCGCACCGGCGCCAGTGGGCCATCGGTCTGGCCCAGGTGTACGCCGACGCCCAGGCGCGCGGCCAGTTCGGCGTCGTCGTTGATGATCAGTTGGGTCTTGTAGCGCTCGCACAAGTTGCGCAGCGCTTCGGCTTCTCGCAGACGCCGGGCTTCGTCGCTGCTTTTGTCGCGGTATTGCAGCAGCCTCACGCCACCTTCCAGCGCGGCTTCTACATAAGCGAGGAACCTGCCGGCCAGCAACTGGCTGTCGGTCACGGCATAAAGGCCACGTAGTTTCATTCCACAGCTCCTGTGCTACGAGCAGAAATCCAGCGGCAGGCGACGCGGTACGAACTGGCCTTTGCCCAGTTGTTCGGCATCGCGCAGGGTGCGCCAGGTGTAGTCCAGCGCGGTCTTTACCGCGCTGGCAAGCTGTTCACCCTGAGCCAGCCGGCCGGCCAGGGCGCTGGCGAGGGTGCAGCCGGAGCCGTGATAGCTGCCGGGTAAACGCTGGCAAGTAAATGTCTGGCGGTGCCCGTCGCGGCTGTACAGGCGATTATGGACTTCATGCTCGTCGCCGTGACCGCCAGTGATCAGCAGGTGCTTGACGAAGGGCAGCAGTTTTTCGGCGCACTCGTCGGCGCTGCCTTCGGGCAGTTCGGCGAGGATGCGCGCTTCCGGCAGGTTGGGCGTGGCAATGATTGCCAAGGGCAGCAGGCGCTCGCGCATGGCATAGCCGACTTCATCCTTGCCCAGCCGTCCGCCACCGCCAGCGCGCAGCACCGGGTCGCAGACCATCGGCAAATG
This is a stretch of genomic DNA from Pseudomonas marvdashtae. It encodes these proteins:
- the hemL gene encoding glutamate-1-semialdehyde 2,1-aminomutase yields the protein MSRSETLFANAQKHIPGGVNSPVRAFKSVGGTPLFFKHAEGAYVTDEDDKRYVDYVGSWGPMILGHSHPDVLDAVRKQLQHGLSYGAPTAMETEMADLVCSIVPSMEMVRMVSSGTEATMSAIRLARGYTGRDSIIKFEGCYHGHSDSLLVKAGSGALTQGVPSSAGVPAAFAKHTLTLPFNDLEEVEKMLGEVGQEVACIIVEPVAGNMNCVPPAPGFLEGLRSLCDQHGVVLIFDEVMTGFRVALGGAQAHYGVTPDLSTFGKIIGGGMPVGCFGGKRAIMECIAPLGPVYQAGTLSGNPLAMAAGLTTLRLISRPGFHAELTDFTTRLLDGLQVRADAAGIPFVTTQAGGMFGLYFSGADDIVTFDDVMASDADRFKRFFHLMLDGGVYLAPSAFEAGFTSIAHGEAELKITLDAAERAFAALK
- the thiE gene encoding thiamine phosphate synthase; its protein translation is MKLRGLYAVTDSQLLAGRFLAYVEAALEGGVRLLQYRDKSSDEARRLREAEALRNLCERYKTQLIINDDAELAARLGVGVHLGQTDGPLAPVRALLGHKAIVGSTCHASLELAEQAVREGASYVAFGRFFNSNTKPGAPAANLELLEQARIKLHIPLCAIGGITLENAAPLVAHGVDLLAVVHGLFGADSTAEVTRRARAFNALLQTK
- a CDS encoding hydroxymethylpyrimidine/phosphomethylpyrimidine kinase is translated as MNIYSSRPVVLCLSGHDPSGGAGLQADIEALLAQGCHAAPAVTALTVQDTVNVTDFRVLDREWVLAQANAVLNDSPVAAVKLGMLGSLEMVDTVVELLQAHPHLPMVCDPVLRAGGGGRLGKDEVGYAMRERLLPLAIIATPNLPEARILAELPEGSADECAEKLLPFVKHLLITGGHGDEHEVHNRLYSRDGHRQTFTCQRLPGSYHGSGCTLASALAGRLAQGEQLASAVKTALDYTWRTLRDAEQLGKGQFVPRRLPLDFCS